From Geotalea uraniireducens Rf4:
GAGCGATAAGCCCGCTGGTGGCTTGTCCAGATCACGGAAGCGCTCCAGCAGTTCTTTACCGGCTTCACTGAATTCCATGATCCGCAGCCCCGGTGTCGAGTCGTTCCAGAGCGCTTCAAAGTTCTCCACTTCTTCTTGTACCCGGCCTTCCTGATCGCGCCACGAACAGAAAACCTTGATGCTTTCGAAGTTCTCCACCAACCCGCCAGCTGTCTCGTTGGACGAACCGGAAAATGCCACGAGGTTCCCGTCTCGATCGGTGAAAATGCCCGTTTTCTCATGGAAAATACCACGGGAAAATCCACCCCGAGCATCCAGCCGTAGAGCAAGCTTGATCTCCAGCAGACCGGCAGCAGCAAGCCACGCCAGGGCGTTGAGCCGATCCTTGATCAAGGCATCTTCAATACCAGCAAGACTCCGGGCAGCTATTGCGCGTAAAGCATCAGCAGGATTACTGGCCGCCGCCTGGAGCGCCTCCACATCCGCCGGTTCCAGATAGGGTGAAACTACCAACTTCATCTTTCCTCGCCGGGACGCGAGACTGGCCACCCCACTTGCCGCCAATGCAAGACCGGCACTGGTAAAATATCCCGCCGCCCGGCGATAGAGGACAGACGACTCCAGACACGGGATAAAGAAATCCCTTACCAGATCATCACGCCCGGTGCGGTAGGAAAGGTTGATTGTTATGTCAGAAAGATTGGGCAATATGGCTCTCAGCGCTAAGTTTTGATGCCTTCGTAAAGATCGTTCATTTCAGGAGATCGAAGAGGTGAGATACTCCTGTTGCTGCTTTTCTGGATTTACGACAGTAAAAAACTGGATGGTCAAGTTTAAACATTCTCCAACTATTTTCCCCGCTGGAATCTCTCCACACTCCGCTCAGTTCAGTGTTATTCGCAATATTCCGGAAGCATGCAACAATTTACTTTCCCCAACAAAAAAGCCGCCAATCAGCATATCCCTGACCAGCGGCTTTTATCTACACGCAGTGCATCTATTCCACTTTCTATCACTCATCCCAAAAAACTCCACATAACACAATAAAATGAGCCTTCTATTTACACCCCGGATGCACTCGCTGTCAACCTTTAGCTATGTATTTTCTAACACACTCTTCTTCCCCATTAACCAGACACGACTCCACCCTCCCCCACCCGACATCATCTTAATCCTTACCCGGCCCTAATTACTCCTCTGGGTCGATCTTGCCGAAAACAGTTCGCAGCTCCGGATGCTGGGCCAGAGTATCGCGGAGATATTCATCAATGAGCGCATCGTAAATGCCGGCAGCAAGGTACTTCATCGGAAGCCTGCCTTACATTCGGCAAGATACGACCCAATCACTGGGACATCAGCCTCAGCCCAGTCGAGGGTATGGAGTTTCTCCGGAGGCAGCCAGACGATGGCAGCGTGCTCGTGAAGCACGATCACGCCCGAATTAATAGAGCAGACAAACGGATGGAGCGTAACAGCGAAGGTCGGGTAATGGTGCATGCTGGTCGGCAAGCTCTTACCGATGATCACGTGAATGCCCATCTCTTCAACCAGTTCGCGCCGCAGGCACTCTTCCGGCGTTTCACCGGGGTCGATCTTGCCTCCGGGAAACTCCCACTTGAGCGGCAGGCTCATGGCGGCGCTCCGTTGGGCGGCCAGAACGAGACCGTCCTGTTCGATGATAGCGCAGGTGACATTAATGTGTATTGCTTTTGCAGACATAGCCGCCTAATTTTCCATGCAAATAAACAGGGGGCAACGAATGGTCAAAAAAAAGCCGCCAATCAGCATATCCCTGACCCGGCGGCTTTTATCTACACGCAGTGCATCTATTCCAAAGTTTATCACCCATCCCCAAAAACTCCACATAACACAATAAAATGAGCCTTCTATTTACACCCTGGATGCGCTCGGTGTCAACCTTTAGCTAGAGTCTGTCGGACTAAGGAATGAATCTACTGCGAGAATGGCAAATCGGTCCATATCTCCGTAAATTTTCGACGAATAGGTCCACTATTCGCTCTCAAATTTCCGGAAATCTGTCCTCGATTTTCCATCCTCTCGCTACGATTCCCTAAGTCCGACAGACTCCTGGGAATTTTCTAACAAAACTACTTATACACCCCGTCACCCAGACACGACTCCACCCTCCCCCACCCGACACCGGCTGACAGCAGTGGCGCACAAACCAAAAGGCCCCTGGGTGCGAAACCCAAGGGCCAAATGCTTATAAGTACAGAAGGTTCCGCGCAAAACAAAAGGGGCTAACCTTAATTGGCTAACCCCTTGTTTTTATTGGAGGCGACGAGCGGATTTGAACCGCTGAATAAAGGTTTTGCAGACCTCTGCCTTACCACTTGGCTACGTCGCCGGACAAATTATCAATCTATTCCAAAATTCAGTATGATGAACTGATACATTCGGAACAGAAAAGTTTTATACATTGTTTTGCTTACGGTGTCAACGAATAATATGTCGGGAAAAAGGTTATACCGCCCCGCTAGCTGTACACTCATCGGCACTCTTGCTCTCCGTCCGGAAAATCAACATCTCCCGGCGCAAAGATTCGATCTCGATGGAGATGGCCGCTATGCTGGCGGAAACACCCTGGAACCCGCTTATGGTACTGGCGCCTATATCCATGATCTGATCCATGGAAACAATGATGCCGCCATTCACGTGCTGTTGCTGGGTAGATGCGGCAACGATTTCAGCAGTTCTGTCGTTTGCAGCCTGGAGATTGAACTGGATCGACTGCAACGTGCTTGCCTGCTCATTGGCAGCCCGTCCCGTCATTTCCATGGCATCCTTGATTGAACTGATACCCTTGACCAAATGGGAAATGCTTTTTTCTTCTTCCTCTGTTGCCCGGTTCACTTCGTAGTTTAAAGTCTGCAACTCGTTAACGGCTCCGATTATGTTCTCAATGCCATCGCTCTGTTCAACGGCAGAATCTTCTATGCTTTTGATCATTTCCGTCGATTTGCGCGCCGAACCCAGTATTTCACGCAAAGCATCACCGGCTTTCGAGACGACCTTCCCGCCCTCATGCACTATCTTGGACGTTTCCCCCGTACCTCTCACCGCCACGTCTATATCCTGCTGAATGGCCCTGACAATTGCTTCTATTTCTATGGTCGATCCGACTGTCTTGTCGGACAGCAACTTAATCTCATTGGCAACTACCGCGAAGCTTTTTCCATGCTCGCCAGCCTGTGCCGCTATTATTGATGCATTCAGCGACAACAGCTTGGTTTCATCGGTAACTTCTTTTATCACGGCAAGAATTCTTGTTATGTCTTTGGACCTGGAACCGAGGTTGCCGATAGATTTGGAAAGAGTACCGACGATCAAGTCGATTTTTTCCATGCTGGCCTTTGTTTCGTAGACGGAAACAATCCCTTTGTCGGAAATGACCTTGGTCGTATCGTTGCTGAGTTCGACCGATTCCTTGACGGAATTTTCTATTTTTTTCACAGATTCTTTGATCTGCGCCACGGAACCGGAAACACCACCTACCGTCATGGATGCCTTTGCGGCAAGAGCTGCCACATTTTTCGCCGATTGTCCCAGTTCGGCAACGGTGGAATAGGAAGAGTTGATATTGGTATTCAATGTTTCAACCTTGCCGGCAATTTCTTCCGATGCTGCACCGACCTCGGTCAGGGAAACAGTGTTGTCATTGGCCAGCGACAACAATTTATTGCTGTTATCGATGATCTGGTTCTGTGACTCTGACGCTTCTTTTACCGCCTGTGAAGTCTGCTCGGTTGATAGCTGCTGCCGGCTCACGGACTCGACCAGATTTTGCAGGATATCATTCAGACGCATCGTCGCATTCGAAACATCATCAGAAATGTTTTTTATCCTGTTGATGCTTACGGAGAGGCGTTCCACAAGAAAATCAAAACCAGTGGCTATCACACCGATTTCGTCCATTTTCGAGGGTTTCATCCGCTGGGTAAGATCGCCTTCGGTGGCATTTCTGATGAACTTGCTGATAAGCGCAATCCTGTTGCCTATGTTTGCGTAATAAAAACGATAAATAAGAAAGATCAGTGCAACAAATACAACCGCTTGTATGGCAAAACCGGTAAGAACCTGATGCAGCAATTCATCTTCGATTTTTTTCTGCGAAAACAGGACATTGAGCGTCCCTACCTTGTCCCCTCCTGCAAGAACGGGGATTTCGAGTTTTTTGAGGCCGCCGTCGGACTTCTCGACTTTTTTCAGCACAGTAAGTCCGCTTTTGTCCAAGAGTTCCAACGCTTTAACATCTCCATCCTTCAGGGTTTCATCCATCAGAAGCCCCAGGTAGGTAAAATCATAATCGGTCAATGAGCGGGACGATGTGCTCACCAGCAGTCGGGAAACTACCTGTATTTTTTTGGTGAGGTCAGCCGAAAGTAAATGGCGGTTATTATAATACGACCAGCACAGAATGACCGTCTGACCCAGAAAAAGCACCAACAGCACCCTTATGATAAACACCCTTGAAAGACTGGACTGTTTCATTGTTGTTTCCCGTTATAGACTGAAATTAGTTGGAACAGCCTTTTCCTTCTTTATCAATCCCTGGGCCTCGGGTGACTTGATAAACTGGATGAACCGTTTGATGGCCTCGCTACGATTTTTACCCAGGACAAGATTATAATGATGGATTATCGGCCATTGGGAGGACGCAGATACCTCCTTGCCGTCGAGCTTCAGCGCCTTGGCCTTCGCTCCCGCATCGAACAATGCAACGGTATCGATCATGCCGATAGAACCGGGCTTGGCAGTCAAAGCGGTGAACATGTCCTTTGCCTTTGGAAGCACGGCGACATCGACTGGCTCTTTCAGCGCAGCAAAACAGGCGATCCCGCGGCGTACGGCAATCTTGGTGGAATCCGCTTCGGGCCTGGACAGAACGACTATCGGTGCATCTGCCCCACCCACCTGCTTCCAGTTTTTGATCTTGCCTGAATAGATGTCGCATATTTGCTGACTGGTTACAGCTTTTACCGGCACAGAACTATTCACCGCAAAAAGACCGGGCATGACGGCAATTTCATACGCCTTGACCGGAAGCGCTTTTTCAGAGCGGTCCAGATCGCGTGCCGACATGGCGATATCAATGGCGCCGTTGTTGACGGCCATTACCCCGCCCACTTGACCAAGAGATTTTTGATTAACCTCAACCGTATCCTGGGGATATTTTTTCATGTATGCTTTTCCCAGTTCGGTTATCAGCGGGATCATGCTTCCCGAACCTGCCAGCGTGATGTTTTCGGCTTGTGCAGCCAGAGGGGTTAATAACAGCATTGAAATCATGAGCGCAACACACAAGTTTTTCATTCGGTCTCCTTTGTTCATGTTTAGAGTAATGCCGGAACTTCACATGGAAGCAATCTCCCGCAAGTCGGCCGCAACTTCAGCGAGACGATAATCAGGCAAAAATGGATTGGGAGTTTAAAATGGAATTATTTGGCGATGATGCTGGTGAATTTTGCCAAATAGTCTATACCGGACCAAATTGTGATGACAGTGGCGATCCAGAGATAAAAGATTCCGATATTATGCATGTTCACAGTAAGCAGCGGGTGATTAACGGCAAAAAACCAATGATAGTCGTAGTGGAGCAACAAACCGAGAATGGCCACAATCTGGAAAATCGTCTTGAATTTACCCAGATTGCTTGCAGGTATCACAATTCCTTCGGTGGAGGCGAGGCCTCGCAAGCCGGTAATGATGATCTCCCGGCCTAAAATTACCAGCACCATCCAGGCTGGAACACGATTGAACGGAAGCAGCATGATAAGCGCCGCCATAACTATCAGTTTATCTGCTATCGGGTCGAGGAATTTGCCGAAAACTGTTTCTATGCCCATGCGTCTGGCCAGATAACCGTCAAGCCAATCGGTTATGGAGGCAATGGCAAACAGTGCAGCAGCCCAAAATCCCGCCTCTTTG
This genomic window contains:
- a CDS encoding (deoxy)nucleoside triphosphate pyrophosphohydrolase; translation: MSAKAIHINVTCAIIEQDGLVLAAQRSAAMSLPLKWEFPGGKIDPGETPEECLRRELVEEMGIHVIIGKSLPTSMHHYPTFAVTLHPFVCSINSGVIVLHEHAAIVWLPPEKLHTLDWAEADVPVIGSYLAECKAGFR
- a CDS encoding substrate-binding domain-containing protein; its protein translation is MKNLCVALMISMLLLTPLAAQAENITLAGSGSMIPLITELGKAYMKKYPQDTVEVNQKSLGQVGGVMAVNNGAIDIAMSARDLDRSEKALPVKAYEIAVMPGLFAVNSSVPVKAVTSQQICDIYSGKIKNWKQVGGADAPIVVLSRPEADSTKIAVRRGIACFAALKEPVDVAVLPKAKDMFTALTAKPGSIGMIDTVALFDAGAKAKALKLDGKEVSASSQWPIIHHYNLVLGKNRSEAIKRFIQFIKSPEAQGLIKKEKAVPTNFSL
- a CDS encoding methyl-accepting chemotaxis protein, with protein sequence MKQSSLSRVFIIRVLLVLFLGQTVILCWSYYNNRHLLSADLTKKIQVVSRLLVSTSSRSLTDYDFTYLGLLMDETLKDGDVKALELLDKSGLTVLKKVEKSDGGLKKLEIPVLAGGDKVGTLNVLFSQKKIEDELLHQVLTGFAIQAVVFVALIFLIYRFYYANIGNRIALISKFIRNATEGDLTQRMKPSKMDEIGVIATGFDFLVERLSVSINRIKNISDDVSNATMRLNDILQNLVESVSRQQLSTEQTSQAVKEASESQNQIIDNSNKLLSLANDNTVSLTEVGAASEEIAGKVETLNTNINSSYSTVAELGQSAKNVAALAAKASMTVGGVSGSVAQIKESVKKIENSVKESVELSNDTTKVISDKGIVSVYETKASMEKIDLIVGTLSKSIGNLGSRSKDITRILAVIKEVTDETKLLSLNASIIAAQAGEHGKSFAVVANEIKLLSDKTVGSTIEIEAIVRAIQQDIDVAVRGTGETSKIVHEGGKVVSKAGDALREILGSARKSTEMIKSIEDSAVEQSDGIENIIGAVNELQTLNYEVNRATEEEEKSISHLVKGISSIKDAMEMTGRAANEQASTLQSIQFNLQAANDRTAEIVAASTQQQHVNGGIIVSMDQIMDIGASTISGFQGVSASIAAISIEIESLRREMLIFRTESKSADECTASGAV
- the pgsA gene encoding CDP-diacylglycerol--glycerol-3-phosphate 3-phosphatidyltransferase gives rise to the protein MSTATKSPILNLPNILTLLRIAAIPLLVVLLLSPSKEAGFWAAALFAIASITDWLDGYLARRMGIETVFGKFLDPIADKLIVMAALIMLLPFNRVPAWMVLVILGREIIITGLRGLASTEGIVIPASNLGKFKTIFQIVAILGLLLHYDYHWFFAVNHPLLTVNMHNIGIFYLWIATVITIWSGIDYLAKFTSIIAK